Part of the Labilibaculum antarcticum genome, ATTGGACATTTTGAGGCTGCGAATGGAGGTGTGCTGTTTTTGGATGAAGTTGGAAATCTAAATCACTCAACGCAGGTTCAATTATTGCGAGCCTTACAAGAACGAAAAGTGAAGCCTGTTGGCAGTAATCGAGAGGTATCGGTTGATGTTAGAATTATTGTCGCAACAAATGATAATTTAAATGAGTCGCAGCAAATTGGCACTTTTCGGGAGGATTTATATCACCGGTTAAATGAATTCCAGATTAGTGTTCCTCCTTTAAGAGAAAGACGTACAGATATTATGCATTTTGCGAAATTTTTTCTCAATATGGCTAATAACAGTCTTGGGAAATCGGTACTTGCTTTTGATAAAAGTGCAGAATATGTTCTTAAGAATTATACTTGGCCAGGTAATTTAAGAGAAATGAAGAACGCCATTCAGCGCGCAACTCTTCTTGCAAAATCTGAGGTGATTACCTTAAATGAATTACCAACTTCTTTTTATGAAAACACTCAGGAATATTTAAATCCTTTGTTCGAATCAGAAGGCGAAGGCGAGAGGATTAAAAGAATGCTAAATATTGCGGATAATAATAAAAGTAAAGCTGCACGCTTGTTAAATATTGATAGAAAAACTCTTTATCGAAAAATCAAGATTTATAATATTTAAAGTAGATTAATAATTAATGTGAATATTGATTATTATTGTTTGGCCGATGCATTTATTGTAACGGCCATTTTTGCATTGAGTTATTGTGGTTTTTTGAAATCCCCCCTGTATTAGAACAAGTATCTGATCGTAAATATTGTTTGTTAGTAATAACTTTGGACCTTATCAGATTCCAATATTCAAAATATAACTTCATTAAAATGATCAGAAAAAGTCTACATTTAATATTTGTATTCAGTTTGGTTTTTATACAAGTGCAAGCGGAAAATTTAGCCTATGGTTATCCAAATTCTAGCCGTACTAAGCAATGTGTAAATACGGGTTGGAAATTTCATTTAGGTAATCCGGAAGGAGCGTTTTATAAAAAGAGTTTTGATGATGCTAAGTGGGAAACAATTAGTGTTCCTCATACATTACAACCAACATCTCTTACTTTAGACTTATGCACAGATGGTAAAGATCAGCCAAGTTTTCAAAGAAATGTTGGATGGTATCGGAAGACTATTGAAGTAACAAATAATGCCAATAAAAAAGTATTTCTTGAGTTTGAGGGGGCTCATCAGGTAACTGATCTTTGGGTAAATGGAAAACATGTAGGGCAATTTGCTGTAACAGGATATTCACCCTTTCATTTTGATATTACCGATTTTGTAGAGAAAGGGAAAGGAAATCAGGTGACTTTACTGGTTGATAACCGTAAAGATGAGCTTATTCCACCCGATCCGGGACCATTTGACTATGTGAAGTTTAGTGGTTTGTATCGTGATGTTTATCTTGTTGAGACAGATCCTGTTCATATTACTTTTAATTGGGAATCTATAAGGGCAGGAATTACCATAACCACTCCAACCGTTGATCCTGTAAATATGAATGCGGTAATCAATGTGAAAGCTGTGGTTCGTAACGAAAATAAAAAATCAATAATCTGTCAGGTTGTTAATCGTATTATCGATCACAAGGGTATTGTTGTTCTTAAGTTGAAATCAGAACAAGAAATTAAAGCCGAAAATGAGTTTGAGTTTAATCAAATTGGTGCGATTGAAGATAATCTTCAGCTTTGGGATACTGAAAATCCATATTTGTATCGTGTAAACACAGAGGTTTTAGTGGATGGGAAAAGCGTAGACTGTCTTGAAAATAAATTAGGAATTCGAAGTTTTAGGTTAGACAACGAATTGGGCTTCATGCTTAATGGTAAACCTATTGATTTAATTGGGTATAATCGTCATCAGCATTACGCTTATATTGGTGATGCTTTGCCTAACTCGCTTCATTACAAAGACATGCTTCAGTTTAAGCAGTTGGGTTTTAATGTGGTTCGTACTGCTCATTATCCGCAAGATAATGCCTTGTTTGATGCTTGTGATGAATTGGGTATTTTGGTTTACGAAGAAGCACCTACCTGGATTACCATTTCGAAAGACAAGAGGTGGTTCGATAACCTGGAAAAAGCGGCTAGAATCATGGTGCGTAATCATCGTAACCATCCATCAGTTGTTATTTGGGGAGCTGGAATTAATCATAGGGGGTATGTGCCACAAATTCATTTAGCCATAAAACAAGAGGATCCTGTTCGTTTAACTGCATCTCAAAGTGCACGATGGTCGGGATGGCAGGCATCTGGCTTAACCGATATCTATGCCAATATGTTGTATGGTCCGTTTATATGGGATAGATCAGAAACTATTCTGGCTATGGAAGGACATTCTGGGCCTAAGGAAGTTGCGATAAACAAGAGAGATCCCAAAAGAACGGGTATCATATCTTGGACAGCTCATGCGTATTACACTTTTCATCCTACTCATGCAAAGTATAAAAGTATGACAGATAGAACCAGAAGCGGTGCAATGACGATTTTTCGTCAGCCTAAAAAGGGAATTCTTTGGTATCCATCCGAAATGAGAGGCGAACCTTATTTGCATATTGAAGAAGATTGGAGTTCTAAAATTAAAGAGCTGAATTTGTATAGTAATGCCGATGAGGTGGAGTTATTTGTAAATGGAAAATCGTTCATGAAGCAAAAACCACTTGCCGACTCTTCGTACATTGGTTTGGATCATCCTCCTTATTTGTTTAAGATCAGTAGGTTTGAAGCAGGAGAGTTAAAAGCAGTTGGTTATAAAGATGGGACAGAATATATTTCAAAAATTATTAGAACACCGGAAA contains:
- a CDS encoding glycoside hydrolase family 2 protein, translated to MIRKSLHLIFVFSLVFIQVQAENLAYGYPNSSRTKQCVNTGWKFHLGNPEGAFYKKSFDDAKWETISVPHTLQPTSLTLDLCTDGKDQPSFQRNVGWYRKTIEVTNNANKKVFLEFEGAHQVTDLWVNGKHVGQFAVTGYSPFHFDITDFVEKGKGNQVTLLVDNRKDELIPPDPGPFDYVKFSGLYRDVYLVETDPVHITFNWESIRAGITITTPTVDPVNMNAVINVKAVVRNENKKSIICQVVNRIIDHKGIVVLKLKSEQEIKAENEFEFNQIGAIEDNLQLWDTENPYLYRVNTEVLVDGKSVDCLENKLGIRSFRLDNELGFMLNGKPIDLIGYNRHQHYAYIGDALPNSLHYKDMLQFKQLGFNVVRTAHYPQDNALFDACDELGILVYEEAPTWITISKDKRWFDNLEKAARIMVRNHRNHPSVVIWGAGINHRGYVPQIHLAIKQEDPVRLTASQSARWSGWQASGLTDIYANMLYGPFIWDRSETILAMEGHSGPKEVAINKRDPKRTGIISWTAHAYYTFHPTHAKYKSMTDRTRSGAMTIFRQPKKGILWYPSEMRGEPYLHIEEDWSSKIKELNLYSNADEVELFVNGKSFMKQKPLADSSYIGLDHPPYLFKISRFEAGELKAVGYKDGTEYISKIIRTPENAKALKIVLDTLGRKFDADGSDILVAYAQVVDGNGTLVRDSVGEVTFSISGPAKIYGDKAGINANPMFIETGEAPVLIQAGTTPGVIRLTAKSKGLKSVTVTFTSAAKENDMVLANAKPIYDFEKIRVDLGASDQLVQFGWNEWSGEDNYASETKLDILGGIKASIKANSENGVLRWLGEMNVIGKYGFAYGEGVLGIDKKGVCLEFANLPKGTYKLTSWHHAPNTNTDEMDTNVNKLKELKIPSLPYAKEIAILVNGKEVSKVSTTNGKEMQFATVATAETVFVSDGVNPVKIVFVDAKTNKGIWLNAFELTQWNIEL